In the genome of Salmo trutta chromosome 18, fSalTru1.1, whole genome shotgun sequence, one region contains:
- the scd gene encoding acyl-CoA desaturase, with protein sequence MTDTEMEGPGRHRNGDVLAESATKRDDVFDETYREKEGPKPSMRIVWKNIILMTLLHIGAVYGISLVPSAHVLTWAWSVFCFLTSALGVTAGAHRLWSHRSYKASLPLRIFLATANSMAFQNDIFEWARDHRVHHKFSETDADPHNAVRGFFFAHIGWLLVRKHPDVIEKGKKLELSDLKADKVVMFQRKYYKMSVVLMCFSIPMFVPWCLWGESLWLGYFVPGLLRYTLVLNATWLVNSAAHMWGNRPYDTNINPRENKFVTLSAIGEGFHNYHHTFPYDYASSEFGCKLNLTTCFIDLMCFLGLAKDRKRVSPEIVLSRAQRTGDGSNRNRSG encoded by the exons ATGACTGACACGGAGATGGAGGGTCCGGGGAGACACAGGAACGGGGATGTGCTCGCAGAATCGGCGACAAAAAGAGATGATGTGTTTGATGAAACGTACAGAGAGAAAGAAGGTCCTAAACCTTCAATGAGAATCGTGTGGAAAAATATCATATTGATGACTTTATTGCACATTGGAGCCGTGTACGGCATCTCCCTCGTCCCATCTGCTCATGTTTTGACCTGGGCTTGGT ctGTGTTTTGCTTTTTAACAAGTGCTTTAGGAGTGACTGCGGGGGCTCACCGGCTATGGAGCCACAGGTCCTACAAGGCCTCGTTACCTCTCAGAATCTTTCTTGCCACTGCCAACTCCATGGCCTTTCAG AATGACATCTTTGAATGGGCTCGGGACCACAGAGTTCACCACAAGTTTTCAGAGACCGATGCCGACCCCCACAACGCCGTCCGAGGGTTCTTCTTCGCCCACATCGGTTGGCTCCTGGTGCGTAAACACCCGGACGTCATTGAGAAGGGGAAGAAGCTGGAGCTCAGTGACTTGAAGGCTGACAAAGTTGTCATGTTCCAGAGGAA GTATTACAAGATGTCAGTGGTGCTGATGTGCTTCTCCATCCCCATGTTTGTTCCTTGGTGCCTGTGGGGAGAGAGCCTGTGGCTGGGCTACTTCGTGCCAGGCCTGCTGAGATACACCCTGGTACTGAACGCTACCTGGCTGGTCAACAGTGCTGCACACATGTGGGGCAACCGGCCCTACGACACCAACATCAACCCCAGAGAGAACAAGTTTGTCACCCTTAGTGCCATAG GTGAAGGATTCCATAACTATCACCACACCTTCCCTTATGATTATGCATCAAGTGAGTTTGGCTGCAAACTGAACCTGACCACCTGCTTCATCGACTTGATGTGTTTCCTCGGCTTGGCAAAGGACCGCAAGAGAGTGTCCCCTGAAATAGTGCTGTCCCGGGCTCAGCGCACTGGGGACGGAAGCAACCGGAACCGGAGTGGCTAA
- the LOC115153619 gene encoding pheromone-regulated protein PRM7-like: MEQVSVEPTSMEQVSVEQVSVEPTSMEQVSVEPTSMEQVSVEPTSMEQVSVEPTSMEQVSVEPTSMEQVSVEPTSMEQVSMEQVSVEPTSMEQVSVEQVSVEPTSMEQVSVEPTSMEQVSVEPTSMEQVSVEPTSMEQVSVEPTSMEQVSVEPTSMEQVSVEPTSMEQVSVEPTSMEQVSVEPTSMEQVSVEPTSMEQVSVEPTSMEQVSMEQVSVEPTSMEQVSVEQVSVEPTSMEQVSVEPTSMEQVSVEPTSMEQVSVEPTSMEQVSVEPTSMEQVSVEPTSMEQVSVEPTSMEQVSVEPTSMEQVSVEPTSMEQVSVEPTSMEQVSVEPTSMEQVSVEPTSMEQVSVEPTSMEQVSVEPTSMEQVSVEPTSMEQFSMEQVSMEPTSMEQVSVEPTSMEQVSVEPTSMEQVSMEQVSMEQVSMEPTSMEQVSVEPTSMEQVSVEPTSMEQVSVEPTSMEQVSVEPTSMEQVSVEPTSMEQVSVEPTSMEQVSVEPTSMEQVSVEPTSMEQVSVEPTSMEQVSVEPTSMEQVSVEPTSMEQVSVEPTSMEQVSVEQVSVEPTSMEQVSMEPTSMEPGSVEPLVV; encoded by the exons ATGGAACAGGTCAGTGTGGAACCGACCAGTATGGAACAGGTCAGTGTGGAACAGGTCAGTGTGGAACCAACCAGTATGGAACAGGTCAGTGTGGAACCGACCAGTATGGAACAAGTCAGTGTGGAACCGACCAGTATGGAACAAGTCAGTGTGGAACCGACCAGTATGGAACAGGTCAGTGTGGAACCGACCAGTATGGAACAGGTCAGTGTGGAACCGACCAGTATGGAACAGGTCAGTATGGAACAGGTCAGTGTGGAACCGACCAGTATGGAACAGGTCAGTGTGGAACAGGTCAGTGTGGAACCAACCAGTATGGAACAGGTCAGTGTGGAACCGACCAGTATGGAACAGGTCAGTGTGGAACCGACCAGTATGGAACAAGTCAGTGTGGAACCGACCAGTATGGAACAAGTCAGTGTGGAACCGACCAGTATGGAACAGGTCAGTGTGGAACCGACCAGTATGGAACAG GTCAGTGTGGAACCGACCAGTATGGAACAAGTCAGTGTGGAACCGACCAGTATGGAACAAGTCAGTGTGGAACCGACCAGTATGGAACAGGTCAGTGTGGAACCGACCAGTATGGAACAGGTCAGTGTGGAACCGACCAGTATGGAACAGGTCAGTATGGAACAGGTCAGTGTGGAACCGACCAGTATGGAACAGGTCAGTGTGGAACAGGTCAGTGTGGAACCAACCAGTATGGAACAGGTCAGTGTGGAACCGACCAGTATGGAACAGGTCAGTGTGGAACCGACCAGTATGGAACAAGTCAGTGTGGAACCGACCAGTATGGAACAAGTCAGTGTGGAACCGACCAGTATGGAACAGGTCAGTGTGGAACCGACCAGTATGGAACAGGTCAGTGTGGAACCGACCAGTATGGAACAG GTCAGTGTGGAACCGACCAGTATGGAACAGGTCAGTGTGGAACCGACCAGTATGGAACAGGTCAGTGTGGAACCGACCAGTATGGAACAAGTCAGTGTGGAACCGACCAGTATGGAACAAGTCAGTGTGGAACCGACCAGTATGGAACAAGTCAGTGTGGAACCGACCAGTATGGAACAAGTCAGTGTGGAACCGACCAGTATGGAACAGGTCAGTGTGGAACCGACCAGTATGGAACAGTTCAGTATGGAACAGGTCAGTATGGAACCAACCAGTATGGAACAGGTCAGTGTGGAACCGACCAGTATGGAACAGGTCAGTGTGGAACCGACCAGCATGGAACAGGTCAGTATGGAACAGGTCAGTATGGAACAGGTCAGTATGGAACCAACCAGTATGGAACAG GTCAGTGTGGAACCGACCAGTATGGAACAGGTCAGTGTGGAACCGACCAGTATGGAACAGGTCAGTGTGGAACCGACCAGTATGGAACAGGTCAGTGTGGAACCGACCAGTATGGAACAGGTCAGTGTGGAACCGACCAGTATGGAACAGGTCAGTGTGGAACCGACCAGTATGGAACAGGTCAGTGTGGAACCGACCAGTATGGAACAGGTCAGTGTGGAACCGACCAGTATGGAACAGGTCAGTGTGGAACCGACCAGTATGGAACAGGTCAGTGTGGAACCGACCAGTATGGAACAGGTCAGTGTGGAACCGACCAGTATGGAACAGGTCAGTGTGGAACCGACCAGTATGGAACAGGTCAGTGTGGAACAGGTCAGTGTGGAACCGACCAGTATGGAACAGGTCAGTATGGAACCAACCAGTATGGAACCAGGCAGTGTGGAACCGCTTGTAGTGTGA